A stretch of DNA from Lysinibacillus sp. B2A1:
AAAAGAGTTTGGAGCAGGGCTTGTATATGCAGAAATGATTAGTGATAAAGGGATCGTCCATAAGAACGAAAAAACTTTAGGTATGCTTTATATTGATGAGCGTGAAAACCCACTTTCACTACAAATTTTTGGTGGTGATAAGGCAACATTAGTAGAGGCTGCAAAGTATGTAGATGTAAATACTACTGCAGATATTATTGATATCAATATGGGTTGTCCGGTTAATAAAATTATTAAATGTGAAGCTGGCGCTCGTTTACTTTTAGATCCAAATAAATTATATGAGATGGTAGCGGCTGTTGTAAATGCGGTAAAAAAACCTGTCAGCGTAAAGATGCGTATTGGCTGGGATGACGAGCATATCTTTGCTGTTGAGAATGCACAGGCGGCAGAACGTGCAGGTGCATCAGCAGTAGCGGTTCATGGACGTACTCGTGTGCAAATGTATGAAGGCAGAGCAAATTGGGATATCATTCGTCAAGTTAAGGAAAATGTAAAGATTCCTGTATTAGGTAACGGTGATGTCGAGACACCTCAAGATGCTAAACGGATGCTAGATACAACTGGTGTAGACGCTGTAATGATTGGCCGAGCTGCCCTAGGCAATCCTTGGATGATTTATCGTACAGTTCAATACCTTAAAACAGGTGAGTTAAAGGAAGAGCCAAGCGTTCGTGAAAAAATAGATGTATGTTTACTTCATTTCGAACGCCTTATTCAATTAAAAGGCGAGCTTGTGGCAGTACGTGAGATGCGTAAACATGCCTCGTGGTATTTAAAAGGTATAAGAGGGAACGGGAAAGCTCGTAATGCTATTAATCAAACAGAAACAGCTTCTGAGTTCCGCGCCTTGTTAAATGGTGTTGTGCAAGACTATGAAGAAAGTGAATCTAAGTTAATTGTACCAGTAGCAAAAGAATTAATTATGTAATTATCTGAAGGCGTCTCGATGCTTAAAAGAGACGCTTTTTTTGTTGTAACCGTTAATTTTCAGAATC
This window harbors:
- a CDS encoding tRNA dihydrouridine synthase DusB; translation: MSQPTEKSFQIGNIVMDNRVVLAPMAGICNSAFRLTVKEFGAGLVYAEMISDKGIVHKNEKTLGMLYIDERENPLSLQIFGGDKATLVEAAKYVDVNTTADIIDINMGCPVNKIIKCEAGARLLLDPNKLYEMVAAVVNAVKKPVSVKMRIGWDDEHIFAVENAQAAERAGASAVAVHGRTRVQMYEGRANWDIIRQVKENVKIPVLGNGDVETPQDAKRMLDTTGVDAVMIGRAALGNPWMIYRTVQYLKTGELKEEPSVREKIDVCLLHFERLIQLKGELVAVREMRKHASWYLKGIRGNGKARNAINQTETASEFRALLNGVVQDYEESESKLIVPVAKELIM